Proteins from a single region of Pseudopedobacter saltans DSM 12145:
- a CDS encoding primase-helicase family protein, which yields MSQIFTDPKAYSFEHDGKIVPVFKEIKDGAIQINYPSLYGGAECYSEGNVIKTFHRIRVNPDQEKEYKYYRDEKAGNRIFFPLSIIQKFKDKEEIETLYLVDGEFKAVAGCNAGFDMVSVYSKDVFSETETTLHADIVRLAHTCNIKSIVLLLGADTMTLEWEPETEPEKDLSLRLFAFARSVKNFKALAMQHIKSVYFMHLQAEYLSDTVKGIDDLLFHRKGEGDYICNDLDRLHVAKNYFAGINLTAETPSKINSFFYLNKYQNKPGAFQSKFAHIIKDYPFYFQGVQYVVDPQDGLKILKHKDNDLFVRVGCKYYKNIEVPNAHKKGVFDKKMTEWSTVELKRDYVDRGFKNFFDEIARYDDFCNIPDNTESFQPTIGNCLNLYFRLDHEVQPGSWSTIESYLKHVFGDRVLHSGHTNYDLALDYFTLLYTTPTQALPIMCLVNREKNTGKSTMLWLMKEIFKENCTFIGNEELKDHLNDDWAARLVIGVDEGFIDKKTVIERLKSMSTSKFIKLRGMYKGRSEIGFFGKFVITSNDEDNFISIDKDETRFWVNKVPVIKKDDPLLVEKMAKEIPAFLDFLSKREILHQRVSRHWFEHSLLHNEALTKLKESSRGWLEKELITVITEQFFVHEYHTLYYTISEITHMLNGGDSAIKFRKADITTQLKDKFGLESVNGRFHQPNRPDSGMHVARTFEKKGRCYEFRVEDFLSLDKLEREFTYCTLEEIKEFREHGHKHYDASEVEKNNNPFPAQSELDLSVNYNSF from the coding sequence ATGAGCCAGATCTTTACAGATCCAAAAGCTTATTCGTTTGAACACGATGGAAAAATAGTTCCGGTTTTTAAAGAGATTAAAGACGGTGCTATCCAAATAAACTATCCTTCTTTGTATGGCGGTGCTGAATGCTATAGCGAAGGCAATGTTATTAAGACTTTTCACCGTATCCGGGTAAATCCAGATCAGGAAAAGGAATATAAGTATTACCGGGACGAAAAAGCCGGAAACCGTATATTTTTCCCCTTGTCTATTATCCAAAAATTTAAGGACAAAGAAGAAATAGAAACACTCTACCTGGTAGATGGCGAATTTAAAGCCGTTGCCGGATGCAATGCCGGTTTCGATATGGTTTCCGTTTACAGCAAAGATGTTTTTAGCGAAACTGAAACCACTTTACATGCTGATATAGTACGCTTGGCGCACACCTGCAATATCAAAAGCATCGTTTTGCTTCTAGGGGCTGATACTATGACGTTGGAATGGGAACCAGAGACAGAACCGGAGAAAGATCTAAGCCTGCGTTTATTTGCTTTTGCCAGATCTGTCAAGAATTTCAAGGCACTAGCCATGCAGCATATAAAATCCGTGTATTTCATGCACTTACAGGCAGAATATTTAAGCGATACTGTAAAGGGTATTGACGATTTGCTTTTTCACCGTAAAGGCGAAGGGGATTATATATGTAATGATTTAGATCGTTTACATGTTGCCAAAAATTACTTTGCCGGCATTAATCTAACTGCTGAAACGCCTAGCAAGATTAACAGTTTCTTTTACCTCAATAAGTACCAAAACAAGCCCGGAGCATTTCAAAGCAAGTTTGCGCATATCATTAAAGACTATCCGTTCTATTTTCAGGGCGTTCAATACGTTGTAGATCCGCAAGACGGTTTAAAGATCCTGAAACATAAGGATAACGATCTTTTTGTTCGTGTAGGCTGTAAGTATTACAAAAACATAGAAGTGCCAAACGCACATAAAAAAGGTGTTTTCGATAAGAAAATGACCGAATGGAGTACAGTAGAACTCAAAAGAGATTATGTAGATCGAGGTTTTAAAAACTTCTTTGATGAAATTGCCCGTTACGATGACTTTTGTAATATCCCGGACAATACAGAAAGCTTTCAGCCTACTATCGGCAATTGCTTAAACCTTTACTTTAGGTTAGATCACGAGGTACAACCAGGATCATGGTCTACAATAGAGAGTTATTTAAAGCATGTTTTCGGAGATCGTGTTTTACATAGTGGCCACACCAATTACGATTTGGCTTTAGATTACTTCACCCTTCTCTACACCACGCCTACGCAAGCTTTACCGATTATGTGTTTGGTAAATCGTGAGAAAAACACCGGTAAAAGTACCATGCTTTGGCTGATGAAGGAAATCTTTAAAGAAAACTGTACGTTTATTGGTAACGAGGAATTGAAAGATCATTTAAATGATGACTGGGCAGCTCGTTTGGTTATTGGTGTAGACGAGGGCTTCATCGATAAGAAAACAGTTATAGAGCGTTTAAAATCTATGTCTACTAGTAAGTTTATTAAACTACGTGGAATGTACAAAGGACGTTCGGAAATTGGTTTCTTTGGCAAATTCGTGATTACTTCCAATGATGAGGACAACTTTATTTCCATTGATAAAGACGAAACACGCTTTTGGGTAAACAAAGTACCGGTTATTAAAAAAGATGATCCTTTGTTGGTTGAAAAAATGGCGAAAGAGATTCCAGCTTTTTTGGACTTCTTAAGCAAACGTGAGATCCTGCACCAGAGAGTTTCTCGCCATTGGTTTGAGCATTCTTTATTACACAATGAAGCTTTAACCAAGTTAAAAGAAAGCTCCAGGGGTTGGTTAGAAAAAGAGCTGATTACGGTTATTACAGAACAATTCTTTGTCCACGAATACCATACGCTTTATTACACTATTAGCGAAATAACGCACATGTTGAACGGTGGCGATTCTGCCATTAAATTCCGTAAAGCGGATATCACAACGCAATTAAAGGATAAGTTTGGTTTAGAGAGTGTAAACGGTCGCTTTCATCAACCTAATAGACCAGACAGCGGAATGCATGTCGCCAGGACATTCGAAAAGAAAGGCCGTTGTTATGAGTTCCGTGTAGAAGATTTCTTAAGCCTGGACAAACTGGAAAGAGAGTTTACTTACTGCACTCTGGAAGAAATTAAAGAGTTCCGGGAGCATGGCCATAAGCATTACGATGCTAGCGAAGTAGAGAAAAATAACAATCCTTTTCCGGCACAATCGGAGTTAGATTTGAGTGTTAATTATAATAGTTTTTAG
- a CDS encoding helix-turn-helix domain-containing protein gives MQKVLTDPPKKYSIMRKLKEMPGTYRDNCYSLCLHIGISVRTLDNWMKYTIDSKSSIPLETAYKIAEFFKCTPDELMNRYDA, from the coding sequence ATGCAAAAAGTATTAACAGACCCCCCGAAAAAATACAGCATCATGCGAAAGCTAAAAGAAATGCCAGGTACATACCGGGACAATTGCTATTCGCTTTGCCTGCATATTGGCATATCTGTACGTACGCTAGACAACTGGATGAAATATACAATAGATTCCAAATCATCAATCCCATTGGAAACAGCGTACAAAATTGCTGAATTTTTTAAATGTACTCCAGACGAATTAATGAACAGATACGATGCCTAA
- a CDS encoding DUF6371 domain-containing protein has protein sequence MQSSQLKFIKEKADILQVVKSLIPLTAKGYGKCPFHTEKSGSLKVESKKGIFKCFGCGASGDVIDFVMKYKSITYKEAFTWIADFYRIGDFKDQAKDFVPEPAKELPVSLIPKNIFIRSIRHYFHNNFYEWLNRHFAPESCFHAANQYFIGSSKHWNNATVFWQVDCDLSIRSGKIMLYNPETGKRIKEPYNHINWVHKVLDLPDFNLKQCFFGEHLLNGNNKMVCIVESEKTAIVASIVYPDQVWLASGSLVNLTAERCEVLKGREVILFPDVGAFPAWEEKAEYLNQVMPDTHFAVDQSLANYTQKGFDLCDYIIDNLNHFK, from the coding sequence ATGCAATCATCTCAACTCAAATTCATCAAAGAAAAAGCAGATATACTCCAGGTAGTAAAATCGCTTATTCCCCTAACGGCTAAAGGATACGGTAAATGTCCTTTCCATACCGAAAAATCGGGATCCCTGAAAGTTGAAAGTAAAAAAGGGATTTTCAAATGCTTTGGTTGTGGTGCTTCTGGCGATGTTATAGACTTTGTCATGAAATACAAAAGCATCACTTATAAAGAGGCTTTTACATGGATTGCAGATTTTTATCGTATCGGAGATTTTAAAGACCAGGCTAAAGATTTTGTCCCAGAGCCGGCAAAGGAATTGCCGGTGAGTTTAATACCTAAAAACATTTTTATCAGATCAATACGGCATTACTTTCACAATAATTTCTATGAATGGCTGAATAGGCATTTTGCACCTGAATCATGCTTTCATGCTGCAAACCAATATTTTATAGGTTCATCAAAACATTGGAATAATGCTACTGTATTTTGGCAGGTAGACTGTGATTTAAGTATCAGATCCGGTAAAATAATGCTTTACAATCCAGAAACCGGAAAGCGTATAAAAGAGCCTTATAACCATATCAATTGGGTACACAAGGTTTTGGATCTCCCGGATTTCAACCTAAAACAATGCTTCTTTGGAGAACACTTACTGAACGGAAATAATAAAATGGTATGCATAGTCGAAAGCGAAAAAACCGCTATTGTAGCAAGTATTGTTTATCCTGATCAGGTTTGGCTTGCCTCGGGATCCTTGGTAAATCTTACTGCAGAAAGGTGCGAAGTTTTAAAAGGTCGAGAAGTAATCCTTTTCCCTGATGTCGGTGCATTTCCTGCCTGGGAAGAAAAAGCGGAATATCTTAACCAGGTTATGCCCGATACTCATTTTGCAGTAGATCAATCTTTGGCTAATTATACACAAAAGGGGTTTGATCTCTGCGATTATATTATTGACAACCTAAACCATTTCAAATAA
- a CDS encoding DNA methyltransferase family protein has product MMGKFNHKIEYQFQTPPSVCRYMVSLLPNGIRSVLEPTPGLGNLVSALWQYDVTDPVDYFLLDKNRRFDAVVMNPPFSHRTADLENAPKGYGTGLKVGYRILVECMHKSDTVIALMPWFTIGDSDVRLRYLKNFGLISVTALPRKTFQYARIQTVILHLQKGYKGETTFKVFDLLPSVRSMQEASQIELF; this is encoded by the coding sequence ATGATGGGAAAGTTTAATCACAAAATAGAGTATCAATTCCAAACACCTCCTTCAGTTTGTAGGTATATGGTGTCTTTATTGCCAAATGGTATTCGTTCTGTTTTAGAACCTACCCCAGGTTTAGGGAATTTAGTTTCAGCATTATGGCAATATGATGTAACAGATCCAGTCGATTACTTTCTTTTGGATAAGAACAGACGGTTTGATGCCGTTGTTATGAATCCTCCATTTTCACATAGAACGGCTGATTTAGAAAACGCGCCTAAAGGATACGGTACTGGTTTAAAAGTTGGTTACAGAATATTGGTCGAATGTATGCACAAATCCGATACAGTCATTGCTCTGATGCCTTGGTTTACAATAGGCGATTCTGATGTTAGATTACGCTACCTAAAAAATTTCGGACTGATATCAGTTACCGCATTACCACGTAAAACTTTTCAATACGCCAGAATACAAACTGTAATACTCCATCTTCAGAAAGGTTATAAGGGAGAAACCACTTTCAAAGTATTCGATCTTTTACCTTCAGTAAGATCTATGCAGGAAGCATCACAAATAGAACTATTCTAA
- a CDS encoding ASCH domain-containing protein produces MSKKYKLAFNHNWNGKLFCACFTSVRLRNDEKYQVGRVYQILVNGKDGGDAILTDLRHLKIDQLNDFICLLDAAYNKEDFTKMIRTMYKNIVTNWETQQLSLLLFRRTVVDKKIADTPKTITYKASTKKAV; encoded by the coding sequence ATGAGCAAAAAATATAAACTAGCTTTCAATCATAACTGGAACGGAAAATTGTTCTGTGCCTGCTTTACCTCGGTTCGTTTACGCAATGACGAAAAATACCAAGTTGGCCGTGTTTACCAAATCCTTGTAAACGGTAAAGATGGCGGAGACGCAATTCTAACAGATTTACGCCATTTAAAAATAGATCAGCTGAATGATTTTATCTGTTTGCTGGATGCCGCTTACAACAAAGAAGACTTTACCAAAATGATCAGAACGATGTACAAAAACATCGTGACCAATTGGGAGACTCAACAACTGTCTCTACTCCTATTCAGACGTACCGTAGTGGATAAAAAGATTGCGGACACTCCGAAGACTATAACTTATAAAGCATCAACTAAAAAAGCGGTATGA
- a CDS encoding helix-turn-helix domain-containing protein has translation MIENQEEKILVGLKENIQKRLKELGKTMKELVIEIDMTEPGLYKMFSNGSMKIKTLIKISEVLQVPIDYFFKTNQSAVNKEYQSLEDETGVYQNTADRIIEKLDIIKEQNQTIINLIKNKT, from the coding sequence ATGATTGAAAATCAAGAGGAAAAAATTTTAGTAGGTCTAAAAGAAAATATTCAAAAGCGTCTTAAAGAGCTAGGTAAGACTATGAAAGAGCTAGTTATAGAAATTGATATGACGGAGCCTGGACTATATAAGATGTTTAGCAATGGCAGCATGAAAATAAAAACCCTGATAAAAATCTCCGAAGTTTTACAGGTTCCTATTGATTATTTCTTCAAAACAAACCAGTCAGCCGTTAATAAAGAATATCAGTCGTTAGAGGACGAAACCGGAGTATACCAGAATACTGCTGATAGAATTATCGAAAAACTAGATATAATAAAAGAACAAAACCAAACTATTATAAACCTAATCAAGAATAAAACATGA
- a CDS encoding PEGA domain-containing protein: MNKPLLVAAICGTLFLQSCASILHGSKSELSIKGTPEKAEIYVNGNFMGEAPNTIKVRNTEFKNGNSLVVKSNGQEQTFTLKRRVMAGYLIADIILGGFIFTGIDFLTGAIYKGSPEEINYKMNSDVSANK; this comes from the coding sequence ATGAACAAACCTTTACTTGTAGCTGCTATATGCGGCACACTATTTTTACAAAGCTGCGCAAGCATTTTACACGGTTCTAAGAGCGAACTTTCTATAAAAGGGACTCCAGAAAAAGCAGAGATATATGTTAACGGTAATTTTATGGGTGAAGCTCCCAATACTATTAAAGTAAGAAATACCGAATTTAAAAACGGAAATTCCTTAGTAGTAAAATCAAATGGACAGGAACAAACATTTACTTTAAAAAGACGTGTGATGGCAGGCTATTTAATTGCCGATATTATTTTAGGTGGATTTATTTTTACTGGTATCGACTTCTTAACCGGGGCAATTTATAAGGGATCTCCAGAGGAAATCAATTATAAAATGAATAGTGACGTTTCTGCAAATAAGTAG
- a CDS encoding polysaccharide deacetylase family protein produces MKLYIAAVALTLCSTLNSCSSNTNANEGNRSESNEKNVVESKKTSDSHSEQAVQKNRTIADAKTILARKQVPVLCYHQIRDWRATDSKTAKDYIIPPAAFKAQIKMLADSGYTTILPEQYYNYLAYGDKLPAKPVLITFDDTDLDQLLVGDKTLKQYGFKGAYFMMTVVIGKHGKVNYMNKDEIKQIANRGNTVGLHTYDHPNVKKIVGEDEWNKQITKPKTLLEEISGQKVEDFAYPFGLWNKEAIKALKARGLRSAYILATSRDDEDPLYTIRRIIASGYWSPKALHNAMISSFK; encoded by the coding sequence ATGAAATTATATATCGCGGCTGTAGCCCTGACTTTGTGCAGCACTTTGAATAGCTGCTCGTCTAATACCAATGCAAATGAAGGAAACAGATCGGAATCAAATGAAAAAAATGTTGTTGAATCTAAAAAAACATCTGATTCTCATTCCGAACAAGCTGTTCAAAAAAACCGAACTATAGCCGATGCGAAAACAATATTAGCAAGAAAGCAAGTTCCTGTACTTTGCTATCATCAAATTAGAGACTGGCGTGCTACAGACTCTAAAACAGCTAAAGATTATATTATCCCTCCTGCTGCTTTTAAAGCCCAGATAAAAATGCTTGCAGACAGCGGTTATACAACTATTCTTCCAGAGCAGTATTATAATTACCTCGCTTACGGCGATAAGTTACCGGCAAAACCCGTATTGATTACATTTGATGACACCGATTTGGACCAGCTTTTAGTTGGAGATAAAACTTTAAAGCAATATGGTTTTAAAGGTGCCTATTTTATGATGACCGTTGTAATTGGAAAACATGGGAAAGTCAATTATATGAATAAGGATGAAATAAAGCAAATCGCGAATAGAGGAAACACTGTTGGCCTACATACTTACGATCATCCAAATGTTAAGAAAATAGTAGGTGAAGACGAATGGAACAAACAGATTACTAAACCTAAGACTCTTTTAGAAGAAATCTCCGGACAGAAAGTAGAAGATTTTGCCTATCCATTCGGTTTATGGAATAAAGAAGCCATCAAAGCGTTAAAAGCAAGAGGTTTGAGATCTGCTTATATACTCGCAACATCCAGGGACGACGAAGATCCGCTTTATACAATCAGAAGGATTATAGCAAGTGGTTATTGGAGTCCTAAGGCTCTGCACAATGCAATGATAAGCTCATTTAAATAG
- a CDS encoding nucleoside phosphorylase, giving the protein MNKISETDLILNPDGSVYHLNLLPEDIGNIVFTVGDPERVSEVSKHFDFISVKKFNREFVTHTGYLRDKKVSVISTGIGTDNIDIVLNELDALVNIDLESRTVKNELTVLQIIRLGTSGTIREDIPVGTILASTHGLGLDSLMNFYHRNLTGDELLLENNLNNYFENEDLVPYITAGSGKLLDKLCFDLEKGITVSAPGFYAPQGRAVRAEGSVQNLMKKLSNYEFEGHIITNLEMETAGIYALANTLGHKAVSVNAIVANRLKSEFAPNAQQIINEMIEKILSRI; this is encoded by the coding sequence ATGAACAAAATATCCGAAACCGACTTAATATTAAATCCCGATGGAAGCGTTTATCATTTGAACCTTTTACCAGAAGATATTGGAAATATCGTTTTTACAGTTGGTGATCCCGAACGTGTTAGCGAAGTTAGTAAACACTTCGATTTTATATCAGTAAAAAAATTTAACCGGGAATTTGTTACACATACAGGATATCTTAGAGATAAGAAAGTCTCAGTAATTTCTACAGGAATTGGTACCGACAATATTGATATTGTATTGAATGAACTTGATGCTCTGGTTAATATCGATTTGGAGAGTCGCACTGTAAAGAATGAACTGACTGTCTTACAGATTATCAGACTGGGCACTTCGGGAACAATAAGAGAAGATATTCCGGTCGGAACGATATTGGCATCAACACATGGTTTGGGTTTAGATTCTTTAATGAACTTTTATCACCGAAATTTAACTGGAGATGAACTGTTATTGGAGAATAATCTTAATAATTATTTTGAAAACGAAGATCTTGTTCCTTACATCACCGCCGGTAGCGGGAAACTGCTAGATAAACTTTGTTTCGACTTAGAGAAAGGAATTACTGTAAGCGCTCCTGGGTTTTATGCTCCGCAAGGTAGGGCTGTAAGAGCGGAAGGAAGTGTGCAAAACTTAATGAAAAAACTTAGTAATTATGAATTCGAAGGACACATAATTACTAATTTGGAAATGGAAACTGCCGGTATTTATGCTTTAGCCAATACCTTGGGACATAAAGCCGTTTCTGTTAATGCTATTGTTGCCAATAGATTAAAGAGTGAATTTGCCCCAAATGCTCAGCAGATTATTAACGAGATGATCGAAAAAATACTTTCAAGAATATAA
- a CDS encoding IMPACT family protein, giving the protein MLFEDTYRTIEDASEGIFRDKGSKFIAYAYPLTNEEQVKDIVFQLKKEHPKARHHCYAWRLSPDRNIFRINDDGEPSGTAGRPILNTLLSQDVTNILVVVVRYFGGTLLGVPGLINAYKTATEEALANAKIVEKTVNDIYSLSFDYLQMNNIMRIIKEEELNPTNQTFDLQCSMEISIRKSDLDKVLGKIEKIEGINIKYIRTI; this is encoded by the coding sequence ATGTTATTTGAAGACACCTATCGTACTATTGAAGATGCTTCAGAAGGAATTTTCAGAGATAAAGGAAGCAAATTTATAGCCTACGCTTATCCTTTAACAAATGAAGAACAGGTTAAGGATATTGTGTTCCAACTAAAGAAAGAACATCCAAAAGCCCGACACCATTGCTATGCGTGGAGATTAAGTCCGGATCGTAACATATTTAGGATAAACGACGATGGAGAACCTTCCGGAACCGCTGGCCGCCCCATTCTGAATACTCTTCTATCACAAGACGTAACAAATATTTTAGTCGTTGTAGTCAGATACTTTGGGGGAACATTATTAGGCGTACCAGGCTTAATTAATGCTTATAAAACAGCTACGGAAGAAGCTCTGGCTAATGCGAAAATAGTAGAAAAGACCGTAAACGATATCTATTCCCTGTCTTTTGACTATCTGCAAATGAACAACATAATGAGAATCATTAAAGAAGAAGAACTTAATCCCACTAATCAAACTTTCGATTTACAGTGTTCTATGGAGATTTCCATTCGAAAATCAGATTTGGATAAGGTTTTAGGAAAAATAGAAAAAATAGAAGGCATAAATATAAAATACATTAGAACGATATAA
- a CDS encoding EamA family transporter yields the protein MVYLIIAIFCSVVVSVNLKLLKRYYTNSFQAIVFNYPTALLLSLFLFRPNFQELPSNNQLLIFGLMALMMLSLFYFISKSVQSSGIVVTAIGQRLSLIIPVLAAFIIFNESISWLKILGLFLGFLAIYFSVPKAKFSSDNINYWYPFIVFFGTGVLDIFFNMITQFSNINFTTCLFYIFAIATIMGAITLVYLKLAGKLKFQMRALFAGVVLGFFNFSSIYFYIKALAVEPDKPSIIFSAMDIGVIASGSIVGFFMFKEKLSMLNKVGIILAIIAICILTFA from the coding sequence ATGGTCTATTTAATTATAGCAATTTTTTGTAGTGTTGTTGTAAGTGTAAATTTAAAATTATTAAAGCGGTATTATACAAATTCATTTCAGGCCATAGTATTCAACTATCCAACCGCACTCCTGCTTTCCCTCTTTTTATTCAGGCCCAATTTTCAGGAATTACCAAGCAATAATCAGTTGCTGATCTTTGGTTTGATGGCCCTGATGATGCTATCGCTATTTTACTTTATCAGTAAAAGTGTTCAAAGTTCGGGAATTGTGGTTACGGCTATCGGACAACGGCTTTCATTAATTATACCGGTGTTGGCTGCGTTTATCATATTTAACGAATCTATAAGCTGGCTTAAAATATTGGGATTGTTTTTAGGTTTCCTGGCTATTTACTTTTCGGTACCTAAAGCGAAATTTTCATCAGATAATATCAATTATTGGTACCCTTTTATAGTGTTTTTCGGTACGGGGGTGTTAGATATTTTCTTTAACATGATTACCCAGTTCTCGAATATAAATTTTACCACCTGTTTGTTCTATATATTCGCTATAGCAACGATAATGGGTGCAATCACACTGGTTTATTTAAAACTTGCTGGCAAACTAAAGTTTCAAATGAGAGCGCTATTTGCCGGTGTTGTATTAGGTTTTTTCAATTTTTCCTCTATTTACTTTTATATTAAAGCATTAGCAGTAGAGCCTGACAAACCCTCGATCATATTTTCTGCAATGGATATTGGCGTTATTGCATCCGGTTCTATAGTAGGCTTTTTTATGTTTAAAGAAAAGCTTAGTATGTTGAATAAAGTTGGAATTATTTTGGCAATTATAGCTATTTGTATTCTTACATTTGCCTGA
- the ribD gene encoding bifunctional diaminohydroxyphosphoribosylaminopyrimidine deaminase/5-amino-6-(5-phosphoribosylamino)uracil reductase RibD, with protein sequence MQRAIDLALLGAGSVSPNPMVGAVVAHDGQIIGEGYHKKYGESHAEVNAIQNVIDNFKNADHLLKQSTIYVTLEPCAHYGKTPPCADLIIKHCIPRIVIGCRDPFDSVNGKGIEKLLIAGKEVITGVLETECLELNRRFFTQIQKQRPYVILKWAQTANGFFAPENHQQRWITGKESKILVHQWRAEEDCILVGKNTAIIDNPQLNVRLVKGKNPKRAVIDKNLALPPHLNLLDNKQETFIFNAIESKIVGKNKYISIEDFDHFLPQYILYQLYLQDVQSVIVEGGVTTLQSFIKHNLWDEARIFYSEDYWENGINAPTIKGNQISTDKVGSDTLTILKP encoded by the coding sequence ATGCAAAGAGCTATAGACCTGGCTCTTTTAGGTGCAGGAAGTGTAAGCCCGAACCCTATGGTTGGTGCCGTTGTTGCTCATGATGGGCAGATTATAGGCGAAGGCTACCATAAAAAATATGGTGAATCACATGCCGAAGTTAATGCTATTCAAAACGTTATAGATAACTTTAAAAACGCCGATCATCTGCTAAAACAGTCTACTATATATGTAACGTTGGAGCCTTGTGCTCATTATGGAAAAACTCCTCCTTGTGCAGATCTCATTATAAAACATTGTATTCCAAGAATAGTTATAGGATGTCGGGATCCGTTTGATTCTGTAAATGGAAAAGGGATAGAGAAACTGCTGATCGCCGGTAAAGAGGTCATTACCGGAGTACTGGAAACAGAATGTCTTGAGCTGAACAGACGATTTTTCACCCAGATCCAAAAACAACGTCCATATGTTATCCTTAAATGGGCCCAAACTGCTAATGGCTTTTTTGCTCCTGAAAATCACCAGCAAAGATGGATTACCGGAAAGGAAAGTAAAATTCTGGTACATCAGTGGCGAGCAGAAGAAGATTGTATTTTAGTTGGTAAAAACACCGCTATAATAGATAATCCGCAACTAAACGTCAGATTGGTAAAGGGTAAAAATCCTAAAAGAGCAGTAATAGATAAAAATTTAGCTTTACCACCACATCTGAATCTATTAGATAATAAACAAGAGACATTTATTTTCAATGCTATAGAATCAAAAATTGTCGGTAAAAACAAATACATTTCCATAGAGGATTTCGATCACTTTTTACCACAATACATTCTCTATCAGCTATATTTACAAGACGTACAATCGGTAATTGTAGAAGGCGGGGTGACAACACTGCAATCATTTATAAAACACAATCTCTGGGACGAAGCACGCATATTTTATTCTGAAGATTATTGGGAAAATGGAATAAACGCGCCTACAATCAAGGGCAATCAAATCAGTACTGACAAAGTCGGATCGGACACATTAACTATTCTAAAACCTTAA
- the prmC gene encoding peptide chain release factor N(5)-glutamine methyltransferase: MKLSDIKNAFELGLKGVYDEHEAEIILKYLLEDLFAIKPNPTIDIEEHKAKELLKILDDLKVGKPVQQIIGKADFYGYKFIVNEHVLIPRPETEELVHEIVKYHKHQNVSVLDIGTGSACISVSIKKGIPEAIVYAIDVSREALTVAKQNALMNGVDIDFYLDDALNLDAEKYPFFDVIVSNPPYIRESEKKEMHSNVLSFEPHLALFVKDKDPLIFYDKISDFALKRLNKGGFLYFEINQYLAKETEDLIHKRGFKTLLIKDINSNFRILKAQLLG; this comes from the coding sequence ATGAAGCTTTCGGATATAAAGAATGCATTTGAACTGGGCCTTAAAGGTGTCTATGATGAACATGAAGCAGAGATTATTTTAAAGTATTTGTTGGAGGATTTATTTGCTATAAAACCGAATCCGACAATTGATATTGAAGAACATAAAGCAAAAGAACTTTTAAAGATCTTAGACGATTTAAAAGTAGGAAAGCCAGTTCAGCAGATTATTGGTAAAGCAGATTTTTACGGTTACAAATTTATAGTGAATGAGCATGTGCTTATCCCAAGACCAGAAACGGAAGAATTAGTTCACGAGATCGTTAAATATCATAAACATCAAAATGTAAGTGTTTTAGATATTGGAACCGGAAGTGCTTGTATATCTGTATCAATAAAAAAAGGTATTCCAGAAGCAATAGTCTATGCTATAGATGTTTCTAGAGAAGCACTGACAGTAGCCAAACAAAATGCACTAATGAATGGAGTAGATATTGACTTTTATTTGGATGACGCACTAAATCTTGATGCAGAAAAATATCCTTTTTTTGATGTTATTGTAAGTAATCCACCATACATTAGAGAAAGTGAAAAGAAGGAAATGCATAGTAATGTTCTGAGTTTTGAACCTCATTTAGCACTATTTGTAAAAGATAAAGATCCTTTGATTTTTTATGACAAGATTTCGGATTTTGCTTTGAAAAGATTGAATAAAGGAGGCTTTCTGTATTTTGAGATTAACCAGTATCTGGCAAAAGAAACAGAAGACTTAATCCATAAAAGAGGTTTTAAAACCTTATTGATTAAAGATATTAATAGCAATTTCAGAATATTGAAAGCTCAACTTCTTGGATGA